From the genome of Chiloscyllium plagiosum isolate BGI_BamShark_2017 unplaced genomic scaffold, ASM401019v2 scaf_10727, whole genome shotgun sequence:
ATGTCAGGGGACATAACATGTCAAAACCCCACCTATGTAAAGCAGGGGCTGGGTTCCTTTTGGGTGAGGGGTAAACATGGTAAATATTTTTCTGATCTATTATCTTTTATCAATTGAGAGTGTAGAAACACAGAAACCTTTGGTGCAATTCATTCATGCTGacaaggtttcctaaactgagctgGTGTTatatgcctgcatttggcccatatccctctaagcatttcctattcatgtcgcTGTCcacatgtctttgaaatgttgtaattgtacccatctaaACCACTTTTGACAACTTGCCattctctgtatgaaaaagttgtcccttgggttcctctataaatcttttccctcttgtcTTAAACCTAATCTGTCTCATTTTtggctcccctaccctgggaaaaagaccttttctattcaaCTTGTTCatttccttcatgattttataaatctctaagctACAGGGAAAAAATCGCACCTCctgttataactcaaacctctccAGTCTTGGTAACGTCATTGTTAATTTACTTTCAACTATTGGGTTGAGGTAGAGAGACAATTCAATTCTGAAATGATGATTGTTTTATTGCATCAGGAGGAACTGGTGCTTGTGTTAATATATAATCCTGTTGTCGAACCTAAAGAATATCACTAttcatttaaaaacaacattTCATCATGTGATATGGAAGTTTTCCAGTTCTCTCACTGCTTGAGATCTTAAATCATTAAGAACTGGTTACTGTTTTAACTTGCATGTTTTCTTCAATCTGCCCTTGGGCATCTAATTTCTCAATGTGGCTGTCAGGATGATGAAGATGCTGAAAACTGATTTGGGGAATAGGGCTTTTGGATGGAGCAGTCGAGTTTTCTTTGAAGAATGTGCTTTAACTAAGTTTAGCTGTATAATTTTTGTTTCTTGTAGCTGAAAATACACAATTTTTGAATGATATCAGTTATTTTAAGAGATGAAGTGTTTTCCACATCGAGGTAAAGATAATTTGTTTAGCTCGGTAGCAAAATGTTGAGTGCAGCTCCTAGTGTTGGCAATAGTGatagacagcagtggttcaattGCATAGGAGTAATGTGAGAAAAGAAAATGGTGAGTTTGTAGGAGGAGTTATTCTTTTACATCTACATTTTTTTTGAGAGAGACTGATGACAACTCAGATTAGACAAAAGGGAAATAGGTTGACGTTAAGGAGTAAAAGTGAAAGAAGGATGGTGATAGAATTAAGCAAACAGGAGAGATCTACTGTTACATTTCTCCATTAATTTGATATTCCATATACTCCTATCCACTCTTTCCCACCCCCCCCAATTCATATGTTTATTGGTAGTTGGGGTAGACTTAATGTAAAACCACAGTTGCTGCCTTTCCCATTCAGCGCATTGTAAACTACTCTTATGTGACGTGCTGTGGTTTTTGCTTACCTAATGTAGCTTAAAAATGACTGTATACTGTAACAAAACTAAAAGTTATTGTGCTATTGTCTAATGTTCTTGTTTTTGACTATTTTATAATAGAGGCTTCTGTTTTGTATTATTTTAGTGTCATGCAGTAAATTCAAAGCACAAATTATTTCCAGAGTTTTAATTTTCCATGATTGGAAGTACTTTTATTTAACAGATATGAAAGTAGTTTCTCTTTCTGCTCCCTAACTTATTTCTTTTCTGGTTGTTTTGGTACTTTTTAATCTTTTCTTTGCCTTTGAAAGGGGTTTCTCTTCATAGGAAGAATATAAAAATTACCAGTCCCTAATTATTTTATAACTTTATAACTGATTTAATAACAAAGGGTGAAGCTATTTCATGGAATAGTCATTTATGATGTATATTAAGATCAAATAATCAGGTTTTTATGAAACATTGAGACTCTAGGATTATTAAGGATTCTCTTGGCTCATTCAAGGCCCATTATTCCTGGGTGGCTGCTAACATTttttcatttgtgagatgtggatATTATTGGCAATACTAACCTATTATTTGTCCTTATTGTTTTTGAGAACGCGGTGATGAACTTTGTGAgtatctgttttttttctgtggttAAGATACAGTTCTATTAGGTTgagaattacaggattttgattcagtgacattccaggaaggatgctCTATTTCCAAGTCTTGCAGGTATTGGTAGATACATGCAGTTGTTTGTCCTTTTTTTGATGTAGAGGTCATAGACTTTGGGAAGAAAGTTTCAACaaattgtaaattttcttttgtaGATGTTACATCCTGAAACTGTGGTGTACTGGTGGTGAAaggaattaatgttttaaaatgttggacTGGTTATCACTCAAATCGTGGGCTTTGCCCTGGTTTGTTTTATCTACTTGAGTGTAATTAGAGTGGTGTCCACCTGGGCAAGTAGAGAATATTCCATCTttctcctgacttgtgacttgtggATAGTGGACAAGGTTTTTGGAGTCAAGATGTGAGTCCCTCACAGGAGAATGCTGTGACCTGCTCTTCTAGCCATAATATTTAAGTTTCTTGTCAGTGGTGGTCCCAGGGTGTTTATTGACACTGCCAATCATTGTCAGGTGTTGgaggttagattctcttttagCAATGTTATTTGCATTATTGCCATTAACGTTGCTCTGCCTTTGCATGTTTGTATGGACTACTTGATCAAATGGCATTCCAGTCATTAGTAAATATCACCTAATGAGGGAAGGGCATTGAAGTAGTTAGATGTTTGGGCTGGGGTTAATATCCAGAGGAACTCCTGTGATGTGGTGGGAATAAGACCATTGGCCTCTGGAAACAGCTGTTGTTTTCCTTTGTGCTTGGTCGTACTCCAGTTTTTCCTTGATTTCTTATTTGTGGGTGATTTTTCAAGAATTCTTTGATTCTACTTTTTGTCAAATGCTGCTTTAACACAGATCTGCCGTAATACCTGTTTAAATAATCTAAATATAGATAAAAGAGCTTACGGTCATAATGAAATCTGGACTCAAGTCGTCCTGATACAGCTAACCTGAATGTGGTATTTTAAATCAACTTGTTCGGACATATTATGACACCTCCAgggcaggtggggcttgaacccaacCTCCTGGTCCACAGATAGAGGCACTATCACTACATAATAAAGTCCCCAGAGTGTTTGTGAGCaggtttttaaatatttttctaacCACCTTGCTCAGAGTTGtgtaccactacaccacaaactCCTACCAAGGTTATTTCTGAGTAAGTGCCTTTTGACAAGATCTTGCATCATTTTGTTGATTTAAGAGCAGATTGGTGTGATAAttagccagattggatttgtcctgctttttgtggacagacaTACCAGGACAATTCTACACTCTTGTCAGGTATTTGATAGTAATGGCACTGTTTCTGTTTGGCTAGTTCTGGAATGCAAATAGTCATTAATACTGCTGcgatgttgtcaggacccatagtccttaatgtacaggtcattctgctataacacgcatttCATTAATACAAATTCATTTTAAtacgattgatgaattggaggACACTGTTCCTACAGCGCAAATGTTTAAAGTGTGTATCGGCTATAACGCGATACCAGCCCTagtagtttaaatggtgctgctgttacaTGATTTTCTCATAACATGGGTTGCATGTGAACGtaactactgcattatagcagaagtGACTGTTCGGTGTTCTCAGCTGTTTTTCAATTTTATGAAATGAATTAGTTGAAGGCTGACTTTTATGATGAAGACCTTCGGATGGATAGTTGGATCATTCGGTCAACATTTCTTGATGACTGTGGTTGCTCCACCTTGTATTTAACACTGATGTTCTGGGCTGTGCCATCAGTGAGGATAGGGATGTTTTTACAGTTTCTTCCTCCTGTTGAATTATCTGTTGCCATTCATGATTGCTTAtgggaggactgcagagctttgaccTGTTGCATTGATGTGgcattttttaactttgtctgttaATACTGTTTCAGCTATTTAGCATATCTGAAATCCTGTGTTTCACTTTTAGATTGGCACCTCACTTTATGTATAGTGTTTTACACATACCATTGAGCTAGAGTTGATTCCTTGAGTTGAGGGTAATAGTTAATGTGCTGAAGGGTGAGGCAACATATTGTGATTGAATGCATATAGATCAGTAGTTGATGACTTGTGTTGTGTATATACCCAGTTTTGAGCGCTCAGCTCTAGActgaatctagttccatttagAATGGTGGCAATGCTGCAAAACACTGTCTTAATACGTAGATGTAACTTATCATCATGAGGAGAATGTGGCAGTTGTGTCAACCAATATTTTGGACAGGCCCTTTTGTGATGGGATAGCTTCgagaatgtgatttttttttttcaccaGCTACTGTGTACTGAGCCTAGCAGTTAGGCCCTTGAAGTTTTGAGAGTTGTAATACTTCCAAGCCAAACTTCGTAACAGATGTCCATGATCCCACCCAAAGTCGATTCCTTGACTATATTACATTCATCCAGTGTTGAAGCAGGGATCTATGTGGTCATAAACAGGAGGTTTAAAATTTTCAAaccagcatggatagggtgattagctAAGATCTTCTTCTCAGGGGAAGGGAGtccaaactggagggcataagtttaaagtgagaggcaaAGATTTTATAAAGGATCTGCAGAACAACTTTTCTATACAGGATCGagtggaaagagctgccagagctggtggtggaggcagatacaattacaaaatttaaaaggcatcagggtatgtacatgaataggaagagtgagttttgagaagattttgtagctcaggttgaggttctggatgtaagtttgcttgctgagctggaagattaggTTTTTTaagaatagattccctactgtatggcaacaggaaggttcgttttcaagacttttcatcaccatactaggtaacatcatcaggtgagcctccggtgaagcgctggtgttagtttcactttctgtttgtgtttaggtttccttgggtggttgatgtcatttcctgtattgatatcatgaatgggaagggtttagagcgacatggaccaaatgctggcaaatgggattagatcagtttaagatagctggatgagttggactgaaggatctgtttacaTGCTGACTAACTGATTTTCTTTCAAACTAGGAGGGTGATCCTATTTACTAGGAACATATGAAAAGAGAGATATATGATCTGAGTAGGCAGTTAGTGAAAAGCTCATcatcctgaaatattaactttctttctctctccacgtGTGCTGCCTGATCATCTGCATGTTTCCAACATACACAGCAAGAtacttttattttcagtttatgtTCTGGACTAACCTAGCAAGGAAACACTTTCTCAGTTATATGTCCAATGTTCATCAGAAGCCTGTGCTGGCTCAATGAAGTTAAGAAAACCCTGATAGGAATATtttattcagttttatttttgtctgaCAAAAGTTGTGATTCGTTGATTTAAGGTGATAGGTGGGTAACATAACTTTGCATGTTTTTGTgtccccaaagcattagcctAAGCCTCTGGGTTACTAAGCCAGTGACATTATGAATATGCTGCTGAAAAGATGGTGGCGACATAGTATAATGTTACTGCATTGTTAATTCAGACACTCAGTCGAGTGCCCTGGGGGCatgtgttcaaattccactatggcAGCTAGGgaaatttttcattttaaaattaaaacaatctTGAATTTAAAGATGGTCTCGGTCAGTTGTTAAAAAACCCATCTATTTCACTAATGTTGTTTTAGGGAAGGTAATCTgggtccttacttggtctggctgaGGTGTGACTTTAGATCCATTGCAATGTAGTtaagtcttaactgccctctgacatgGACTCGTAATCCGCTCAATTCAAGGATTGTTAGGAAGAATGCCAGTCTtaccagtgacatccacaccccaggaaagaataaataaaaactgtCTGATCCAAATAGAATATTTCAGCATCCTTTGGAAGGATTCAAGTAgtgcatgggaaaatgtgaaaaggtACAATATTGAGTACAGATGAAGAAGAATTCCAGTTATTAACTATATCACCTTTAATAAAAGGATGCTTTCTTGGGCCATTTACAGGAGCGATCAACACTGTTACCTGTACCTAAGAAGTTATAGTAAATCCAAAAACTTGTACAGTATTTGTTTTTGTGGCTTGACAGTTGTATGTCCCAGCAATGGGgcgaaatggtggctcagtggttggcgctgctacctcacagcgccggggacccaggttcgattccagtcttgggcaactgcaaactcacacagacacattttccctgtggctgtgagggtttcctctcgGTCCTCTGTGTTTCCTCCcacgtccaaagatgtgtaggttaggtgaattggccatgctaaattgcccatagtgttcagggatgtacaagttaggtgcattagtcaggggcaaatagggtagggaaatgggtctgggtgggtcactcttcagaaggttggtgtcgacttgttgggccgaaggcctgtttccacactgttgagattctaATTCTTATTCAATGCGTAATCATTTTTTAATAGTTGATTTCCAAAATTTTGTTCAATGTTATCATTTTTATCTCTTTTGAAATAATGCAACAAAAGTTTGAGTTCTGCAAATACTGAAGGTCTTGTTCCTGACAATTATTTTGTGCAGCATATCAGTTTTTGTGTGCTATAGCTCAAttcaaaattttgtttttctttattttacagaATTGCTATCACTCTGAAGAGTACTTTGTAGCCTGGTTTGTCTGAGCTAAAATTATGGAGAAATGATCTCTCTGAGCTGCCTTGTGATATATAGCAAATGGAAAGAAGACATCTAACAAGTCTCCACAACATCCTTGATTAACATTCCACAAAAATTGAAATATGCAATCTGACCAGAAAAACTTTGTACAAACTAATGAAGCAAATGCTTTTGCAGGTGCAGTTAGCAAGAGATACTATAAAAAGAAACTAGCTTCGTCAATGAAAAAGGACAAAGGAGCCGCACAAAAGCGTGCACGTGTTCCATCTATGCCTTCAGTGACTCTGAATAAGAATGTGAATAATCAGGCTTGTCAAGAGCTGAAATTTAAGCTTAAAAATGTAAAAATCGTTCTTTCAAGATTAGATGTGCAGAAAAGCATCTCTCCACACTTGGTTGCAAATGACAGTAAAATTTCACTAACTAGATGTCAAACTGCAAGAAAATCCATGAGGACGGGTGGCCGAACTTGGGTGGACCATCGGAATATTTCATTCAAGGATAGTTCTTTGCCGCAGTCATTGGATGATGTACCTAAAACTTCACAGGGGGTGGCAAAAGATGTACTAGTAAAGGTTCTACGTTTTAGCTGTGAAAAATGCAAAGATAGTGCTGAATACAACCCAAAACAGTTACTGAAACATTACCAGGAGTTGCATGCTGCAGATTTGCCTGTATATCCCTGTGAGTTATGTAGTTTTACTGCTAATGATTTTCAGACACTGAGCCAACACCGATTGAAACATCGCACTCCTCTTCTTAAGTGTGAAGTTTGCAATGATGGTAAAATGTATACTCTACAAGAGCTGAGAAAGCATCTAAATTGGAAACATGGTGTAAATGGTAATTTTCGCTGTGAAAAATGTCGGTTTTCTACGAAGGATCAAGGCACATTTATTCAACACATTCACAGACATGATGTGATTCAATACAAATGTGGTAAATGTGAGCATGTAAGTTATACAAAAGGTGAGTTTCAGAGACATCTTGTTgtacacacaggagcttttccctTTTGCTGTCAATACTGCAAATATGGTGCAACACGTAAAGACTATATCATAAAACACATTAATGCTGTCCACAAGAGCCTGACAGAAAGTAGCAGTTCAAAACCAGAAATGGATTCAGGTCAGAAAGGCAAATTGAAGAGTTCAGCGGGTCTGAAACTTGTtctgaaaagatataaaaatgggGTGTCTCGGAAAGtacagtggagaaagaaaagGCAAATACTGCATTTGTCAACTACAAAGGATAATGCTAAGAGATCTGATGATGCAACAAAAAAGTTTAGCCATCCAGTACAACAGTCTCCAGTTGTCGATGTGAGTTTAAATGAAAAAGTAGTTGGTCCCAAAGATATCAACATTGAGAAAGATGATATTCTGCGACCAAAGTCAACAGCTTCTACTCCACAGAAGTCAGCAGATGCAAATAGCTCTAAACAAACAGCTATAAAGATTGTTCCATTTCGGCCCCCTGTCCTAATACTAAAGAATAAGTTATCAGTGCCACCTAACTATAGTGCTCAATTTATGGGCTTCAAAGTTGTAAATGGCAAACAGCATTTGGTATTGAAGCTAATACCTACAAGTAAACAAAATGTAAGTGCTTCAGATTCTCAAAATAAAGCTGGTAATGATGGCTCTTTATGTTTGCCTCAGAACACAGGAAATTCagatgctaaattaccctgtacACAAACATCACATGCGAATGCAGAATTCATTAGATTATCAAATATTATGACAAATCAGCCTCCTGTATTAATGGTAACAGACAATTCTACAGCACCAAAGATACAAACATCAGTTCCACAGCTATCTCACAAACTTTCTGTAACGAATGATAAGCTTGCTCAAGTTAAGGCAATAGAGCCATCAATTATAGGCATGAGTTCATCTCTCACAGGCAAATTATTATTGCCAACATCATCTTTGAATCTAATTGAGTCCACAATAAACAAAGGTAGACCAGATAaccaaattaaacaaaacaagACTTCAACTCCAGAAAACTCTTCCATTTCAGATAGTTCTTCATCTCTGACGTTTGTATCTTCAACCAGTAGTCAAATTTCTTCAAAGGGATTGCAATGCTTAATGGAGCAGGCATCCAGTGGAAAAGTTATGTCTCAGTCAGACAGTGATGCTTCATTACATACCATAAAAGGTTGCCATTTACCTTTTATTCACAATTATGCTAAGGTGAAGGTTTCTGCATCAAATGAATCTTGTGACTTGATGATGCAGGGTGATAGTTCAAAGCCAGTGACAATCTCTCAACCATCAGTAGTCCTTCCTCAAAGTACCTTTAAAGATGAATCAAGCTCTGGGCAGCCACCCAAAATGGAAGCTCATGGAATTCATATGTCAAGCCTTCAGCAACTGCAGTGTATTGTAACATCTCAAGCCTCTATAAATTCAAAATATGATCCATTCAATGGAAAAGTTTCAACAGCTAGCACATCCAGTTCCAGCAAACCACCATCAACAAGCATTTCATCCCAGTTGCTGCTTGGCTGTCAAAATCCAGGTATGAATGAATTTAATTCGCCTATgattctgcaaatgctggaaccttctgaaattgttgaagaaTCTGATATAGACAGAAAACCAGTGGCATCAAAAAATATCTCTCACTCATCTACAGTACCTACAAGTTCTACAACATCAAGTTCTAATTCCTTTTCAGCTTCAAGTCAACTTGGAGCTGAAACCCTAAATCCAAGGTGTGATGATCTCTCTAGTAATCCTATTGTTGACTGCAACATTAATTCTTGCTGTGCAGTATTAAGCACAGTTGTTTCAGATCAAAGTATTTATTCTAACAATGTTGAGGAACCTAACCAAGTTAATTATGATAAATGTTTGCATAATGTACATTCTATAGAAGTACCAATATCGGAAAAATGTGAGTCTGAAACCTTAAAGGTTAGTGAAATGGAATTCAAAAATGTCCATGAAATGCAAAATGGCCAAAATTGTATGTCAGTGCAGGGACAACATAAGCTTAAGTGTATAAGTAATTGGTCCTCTACAACAGATCGGATATCTAGCTTGGAGGGAAATACTAGATTTCAAAATATCAAAGTGGATGAAACAATTTCTAGCATTAGCTCAGGTTCACAAGGAGAGATCCTGGATTCCTGTAGATCTGAATCATTTTCAGAAAAATCAACTTGTGTGAGTAAACCAGACGTAGAGATGATGGACTGTTCTATCAATGATAACCAGGGTCACAGTGTTACTGCAGAAGGCTTCTTGGAAGAGCAAGTTAATGATCGTAGTGTTTCCCCAGTAATGCCTAGAATTACATCTGTGTTCTCGTTGCAGACTGGGGATGGAATGAGTTGCTTGGCACCTGAAGAAAATCAGTTACTACTTGATGCATTGAAGGCCACCTCCGTATTTGAGAATTTTTGCAGTGGATCACAGTGTCCCCAAAGTAGTCCTCCTCGTTTTCCAGAAAAACAGACCAGTACGTTTTCTGCAACAAACAAAATGGATTTACATAATTATTCTATTAAGCAGAACTGTTGGGCTACGCAGTTGGACTCTCTAAATGACAGCTGTGTTTTAGGTATTGACAAATCTCTTGGTGAGAAAAGAACACAGCAGATCCTATCTCCATCTGTATCAAGTAATTGCACACTACCAAATGTTGCAAAATTGAACACACTGTTAAAGACTCATTCTGCTGAAATAATTAACCAGCAGTTGTTAAAGGATGCAATTCGTACTTCTGCTAATGGGAGCAGTAACTCTTCTATCGCACCTGTGACACTTCTAGGTCCTTTGCGCCTTGCTGGTATTGCTAAATCAGTTGTGATCCAACCATCACAGAAGGGTTCTGCAGTGCCCTTGCATTTGACAAAACAACCTAGATTGCAAGTAGTCTCTGGGGGATCAGTTCCGCAGCCAAAAGTTGTTACGGGAAACTCTGCCTCCCTGCCAGATAAGGGGTCAGGTTTAGTACTTACTTTTGGAAATGGAGCTCTTGGTGCAGTTGCTAGTATTGTTTGTGGTGGCAATCCTCAGACGTTGGATCGTACAAATGCCAGTACACAAGGATACACGCCGGTATCTGACAAAATCGTGCAAAATACATGTTCGTTAACCAGTGATTCCAGATTAGATTGCATGAAGACTACACCAGTAAACAGTTTGTCTTTCAAAGATCCTTTGCCTAAAGATCCTGTTTCCACTGTGTTTGACCATCATTCTTATGCAAAGCTGACTTTTGATACTAATAACAGTTATACAGCTGAGAAAGGCACATTAAACATAAATGAtcaggataaaaaaaaaattattgaaccACTTGAAAATATTACCTCTGTATCAAGTAATTCTCCCTCAATTCCATTAAGACATGTGACTGTTTTGGGTTGTGAGAACAGTACAAATATTGAAAATGTATCAGACCAACAAACTGTTGTGCTTCAGTGTATTGCAAAGAAACCTACTGAAACTAAACGTGAAGATGCTATTACAAATTCTAGTTCCATGCCTGAAGAAAATGGGCCATTTCCAAAAAAGATTTTCTTGAAATTTATTAAAAGTCCTAGTGGGGAGTCAGGAATGAAAAGCAATCAATTTCTGACAAATTCCATGGCATTTCACAGTGATGCTGCAGGTGACTTGACGAAGTCTTTACAGCAACCAAGTCAAACTGTGTTGTTTGCTGGTGGCTCTCCATGTATCCTGATGCCAGTGAATAAACCTGTGCTCTCAACTCCTGCAAATGACAGCATCCTTCCCCAACTCAGTGCTCAGGCTTCCTTTAAACTTCCTATTCCTCCAGCTTCCAGAAGTTCACCCATTCGATCCGCTGAGAAAAGAAATGCTAGTAAAGTCTCTTCAGTTTCGTCTCAGAGATCTGCAACAAAACCAATCTGCAGATGGGATGATGAGAAATCTGATGAACTGTGGCAGCCACGGAAATCATGTAATGAAAAGCTTGTTTTCAGATACAGCAAGCgactaaaaaaaaagttggaaaattCTGCAAATCCATTAAAAACAGTATCCAGTAGCTTTGATGAACTTAAAGAAACAGAGCAAGAACAAAAAACTCCTCAAGTTAAGAATATCGCATCTAAGCGTAGCATTGTGAAGACCCTAAGACTTGTACCTTTTGATCATGGGCAACTTATTAGATGTCCGAGAAGAAACCAACCTGTGATAGTGCTTAACCATCCTGATGTTGATGCCCCTGAAGTGGTTAATGTAATGAAAACCATTAAAAAGTGTAAAGGAAATGTTCTCAAAGTAGTTTTATCAAAAAGAACAATTAGTGCTTTGTTGGATGCTTGTAGCAGTATGCAAGTAGCTGAGAAAGGATTCCTCCTCAATCAGGGCAAAAAGATAAAACCGGTAAGCCCTGTCAAGGAAAGATATGTGCTGAAGTTAAAATTGAAAAAGACAAGCAAGAACAATTATCAGATTGTAAAAAACATTTCGAATAAAGCTATTGAAGCTAGATTCAGCTGCTGGTTTTGTGGTCGAATATTTGATAACCAGGAGGATTGGGTGGGTCATGGTCAACGTCACTTAATGGAAGCTACAAGAGATTGGAATAGCTTGACTTGTTGGTAATGCATTAAGCATCAAAAGGTCTAAGATTGAAAGTAATTTGTGATGTTCATGTTTTGCCTATGTCCAGTTCACTGCACCACTTCAGTTAATGTAAATTTATTGGAGAGGAACTGTCTTATGAAACCTGGATGAGAGAAAAGCATTTAAATTTGAATGTACTTAAAGGCCTTTATAGACTGTTTCACAGTATTTTCTTGTTTTGAACTATTTATAACAATGGCTGTGGCACAGTATTGGGATTTACCTAATACTTTGGATAACACTAAATAAATGCACTCTTCAGAATATCTTCAGAAAATTTGGTCGGAATAGCCAttttctttcaggttttattATGACCGAATATCTTCAATAAGGAGGGATGTTACTAATTGTGGTgtaaatttattttatattgtcataATTGAAAAATTTACAAAAGTGAACCTGATTCAAATAATTGTAATGTCTTAATTACAGATATACTGTTAAGCACAGGTTGTGTGCTGGACCCAAGCAAAGACAATCATTTGTACTTTTAATTGCTGTTTGCTATACAATAAGTTGCCATGAAATGATTAAACAATCTTTTTAGATTTCTAAACATTTGACTCTCAGTTTTCTGCTATCCTGGTTACCCTCTATTTAGTGAGTTGTCATAAAATGTGGAACTTCTTTGATACATTTTTTTCTTTGACAAGTTATTTTGTGGTTATATACTATGCAGTGGAGGAAGCAGTGCAGTTTGAAAATTCAGCCATTTGATATCTATCTTTTATTTTTGTCTATTAATCCATGTCTAGGGGACAGTTGGTTTTCATTGTAGAGTGTTGCCAACAGCACTGGTTCAATCCTCTCACCGGCTGCGTTTACCATGAAGGTACCACTTTCTAAGCCAGTCTGCTTGTCTGAAGTGTGGTGAcactctggttaaaccaccagaTACCTTTCTGTAATGAGTCATCTGTGACTATGACGATTTTACTTTATCATTGTATGATCCATGGTCATAAAGTGAATCCGAATTATTCTCTGGTATATCTTGAGGTGCATACTTTTCAGGACCTCCGAGCATGAGCTCCaa
Proteins encoded in this window:
- the LOC122547133 gene encoding zinc finger protein 518A-like — encoded protein: MQSDQKNFVQTNEANAFAGAVSKRYYKKKLASSMKKDKGAAQKRARVPSMPSVTLNKNVNNQACQELKFKLKNVKIVLSRLDVQKSISPHLVANDSKISLTRCQTARKSMRTGGRTWVDHRNISFKDSSLPQSLDDVPKTSQGVAKDVLVKVLRFSCEKCKDSAEYNPKQLLKHYQELHAADLPVYPCELCSFTANDFQTLSQHRLKHRTPLLKCEVCNDGKMYTLQELRKHLNWKHGVNGNFRCEKCRFSTKDQGTFIQHIHRHDVIQYKCGKCEHVSYTKGEFQRHLVVHTGAFPFCCQYCKYGATRKDYIIKHINAVHKSLTESSSSKPEMDSGQKGKLKSSAGLKLVLKRYKNGVSRKVQWRKKRQILHLSTTKDNAKRSDDATKKFSHPVQQSPVVDVSLNEKVVGPKDINIEKDDILRPKSTASTPQKSADANSSKQTAIKIVPFRPPVLILKNKLSVPPNYSAQFMGFKVVNGKQHLVLKLIPTSKQNVSASDSQNKAGNDGSLCLPQNTGNSDAKLPCTQTSHANAEFIRLSNIMTNQPPVLMVTDNSTAPKIQTSVPQLSHKLSVTNDKLAQVKAIEPSIIGMSSSLTGKLLLPTSSLNLIESTINKGRPDNQIKQNKTSTPENSSISDSSSSLTFVSSTSSQISSKGLQCLMEQASSGKVMSQSDSDASLHTIKGCHLPFIHNYAKVKVSASNESCDLMMQGDSSKPVTISQPSVVLPQSTFKDESSSGQPPKMEAHGIHMSSLQQLQCIVTSQASINSKYDPFNGKVSTASTSSSSKPPSTSISSQLLLGCQNPGMNEFNSPMILQMLEPSEIVEESDIDRKPVASKNISHSSTVPTSSTTSSSNSFSASSQLGAETLNPRCDDLSSNPIVDCNINSCCAVLSTVVSDQSIYSNNVEEPNQVNYDKCLHNVHSIEVPISEKCESETLKVSEMEFKNVHEMQNGQNCMSVQGQHKLKCISNWSSTTDRISSLEGNTRFQNIKVDETISSISSGSQGEILDSCRSESFSEKSTCVSKPDVEMMDCSINDNQGHSVTAEGFLEEQVNDRSVSPVMPRITSVFSLQTGDGMSCLAPEENQLLLDALKATSVFENFCSGSQCPQSSPPRFPEKQTSTFSATNKMDLHNYSIKQNCWATQLDSLNDSCVLGIDKSLGEKRTQQILSPSVSSNCTLPNVAKLNTLLKTHSAEIINQQLLKDAIRTSANGSSNSSIAPVTLLGPLRLAGIAKSVVIQPSQKGSAVPLHLTKQPRLQVVSGGSVPQPKVVTGNSASLPDKGSGLVLTFGNGALGAVASIVCGGNPQTLDRTNASTQGYTPVSDKIVQNTCSLTSDSRLDCMKTTPVNSLSFKDPLPKDPVSTVFDHHSYAKLTFDTNNSYTAEKGTLNINDQDKKKIIEPLENITSVSSNSPSIPLRHVTVLGCENSTNIENVSDQQTVVLQCIAKKPTETKREDAITNSSSMPEENGPFPKKIFLKFIKSPSGESGMKSNQFLTNSMAFHSDAAGDLTKSLQQPSQTVLFAGGSPCILMPVNKPVLSTPANDSILPQLSAQASFKLPIPPASRSSPIRSAEKRNASKVSSVSSQRSATKPICRWDDEKSDELWQPRKSCNEKLVFRYSKRLKKKLENSANPLKTVSSSFDELKETEQEQKTPQVKNIASKRSIVKTLRLVPFDHGQLIRCPRRNQPVIVLNHPDVDAPEVVNVMKTIKKCKGNVLKVVLSKRTISALLDACSSMQVAEKGFLLNQGKKIKPVSPVKERYVLKLKLKKTSKNNYQIVKNISNKAIEARFSCWFCGRIFDNQEDWVGHGQRHLMEATRDWNSLTCW